A single window of Nocardia sp. NBC_01327 DNA harbors:
- a CDS encoding NAD(P)-dependent oxidoreductase: MSQQPRSVTVLGLGPMGQAMVRAFLEAGVEVTVWNRSAEKADAMAELGAKRAATVAEALEANEVAVLSLTHYAAMYDVLGQAAEHLAGKVIANLSSDSPEQTRRGAAWVRAHGAEFLSGGVMSAGDNIAHPASYIFYSGPREVFDAHAEVLRPLSPQEYLGVDDGLAQVFYQALLTIFHPWMLAFDQAMALIANSGNEIDRFLPFALRSNEAFPYFMSDFAAAAKAGGWGDRAQLAMMDAGAQHVVDASVEAGVDASLSRAAQALWRKAIAASESAGAPVPVYAVMRGA, encoded by the coding sequence ATGTCTCAGCAGCCGCGTTCCGTCACCGTTCTCGGCCTGGGCCCGATGGGGCAGGCCATGGTCCGGGCCTTCCTGGAGGCCGGCGTCGAGGTCACCGTATGGAACCGCAGTGCCGAAAAGGCCGACGCCATGGCCGAACTCGGTGCGAAGCGGGCCGCGACCGTGGCGGAGGCCCTGGAGGCGAACGAGGTGGCGGTGCTCAGCCTCACCCACTACGCCGCCATGTACGACGTGCTCGGTCAGGCCGCGGAACACTTGGCGGGCAAGGTGATAGCCAATCTTTCCTCGGATTCGCCGGAGCAGACCCGCCGGGGTGCGGCCTGGGTGCGCGCGCACGGTGCGGAATTCCTGTCCGGCGGCGTCATGTCGGCGGGCGACAATATCGCGCATCCGGCGTCGTACATCTTCTACAGCGGTCCGCGCGAGGTCTTCGACGCGCACGCCGAGGTGCTGCGCCCGCTCAGTCCACAGGAGTATCTGGGTGTGGATGACGGTCTGGCACAGGTCTTCTACCAGGCATTGCTCACCATCTTCCATCCGTGGATGCTGGCTTTCGACCAGGCCATGGCGCTGATCGCGAACTCCGGCAACGAGATCGACCGCTTTCTGCCGTTCGCACTGCGCTCCAACGAGGCGTTTCCCTACTTCATGAGCGATTTCGCCGCAGCCGCGAAGGCCGGTGGCTGGGGTGATCGGGCCCAGTTGGCCATGATGGATGCCGGAGCGCAGCACGTGGTCGACGCCAGTGTGGAAGCGGGCGTGGATGCTTCGCTCTCCCGTGCCGCACAGGCGCTGTGGCGCAAGGCGATTGCCGCATCGGAGAGCGCGGGTGCGCCGGTACCGGTGTACGCGGTCATGCGCGGCGCCTGA
- a CDS encoding ABC transporter permease, giving the protein MNPLGIAVKAGFRRGWIELRQTLTSGQDLFIQFFWPVMTLVALYLMRNGSFAASGLKLGALALPGVLGMLIAFNGMFGICQGLTTDREDGTLLRAKATPNGMVGYLIGKIVMVSGIVLSQLIMVLAVGAFIIGGVRLDTAGSWMTLIWVLVLGLLAVLPIGAVLGSIFESPRAIGFLSFPIMGLVAISGIFYPMTALPGWLQGVGQIFPIYWLGLGMRSALLPDSAVAVELGHSWRHLETVAVLGVWSIAGLLLAPVVLRRMARRESGSSVAARREKAMARAY; this is encoded by the coding sequence ATGAATCCCCTCGGCATCGCGGTCAAGGCCGGGTTCCGGCGCGGCTGGATCGAGCTGCGGCAGACGCTGACCAGCGGCCAGGACCTGTTCATCCAATTCTTCTGGCCCGTCATGACTTTGGTCGCGCTGTACCTCATGCGCAATGGCAGCTTCGCGGCCAGCGGGCTGAAGCTGGGTGCGCTGGCGCTGCCGGGCGTGCTGGGCATGCTGATCGCCTTCAACGGCATGTTCGGCATCTGCCAGGGCCTGACCACGGACCGCGAGGACGGCACGCTTTTGCGCGCCAAGGCGACTCCGAACGGCATGGTCGGCTATCTGATCGGCAAGATCGTCATGGTGTCCGGAATCGTGCTCTCTCAGCTGATCATGGTGCTGGCGGTGGGCGCGTTCATCATCGGCGGCGTGCGGCTGGACACCGCCGGCTCCTGGATGACCCTGATCTGGGTGCTGGTGCTGGGCCTGCTGGCCGTGCTGCCGATCGGCGCCGTGCTCGGATCGATCTTCGAGAGCCCGCGCGCCATCGGTTTCCTCTCGTTCCCCATTATGGGTCTGGTGGCGATCTCCGGAATCTTCTACCCGATGACGGCCCTGCCCGGCTGGCTGCAGGGCGTGGGTCAGATCTTCCCGATCTACTGGCTGGGTCTGGGCATGCGCTCGGCCCTGCTGCCGGACAGTGCGGTGGCGGTGGAGCTCGGCCACTCCTGGCGGCACCTGGAAACCGTTGCGGTACTGGGTGTCTGGTCGATTGCCGGACTACTGCTGGCACCGGTCGTGCTGCGCCGCATGGCACGGCGGGAATCCGGGTCGAGCGTGGCGGCCCGGCGCGAGAAGGCCATGGCGCGTGCCTACTGA
- a CDS encoding helix-turn-helix transcriptional regulator codes for MPTEVIFNRIAMLRAERGISRRELAEALGVHYQTIGYLERGEYSPSLHLALRVSQYFEVPVEVVFSTDPFPRIGSETA; via the coding sequence GTGCCTACTGAGGTCATTTTCAATCGGATCGCGATGCTGCGCGCCGAGCGCGGCATCTCCCGGCGGGAGCTGGCGGAGGCGCTCGGCGTGCACTACCAGACCATCGGCTACCTCGAACGCGGCGAATACAGCCCCAGCCTGCATCTGGCACTGCGGGTTTCGCAGTACTTCGAGGTCCCGGTCGAGGTGGTCTTCTCCACCGACCCCTTCCCCCGCATCGGCTCCGAAACGGCGTAG
- a CDS encoding winged helix-turn-helix transcriptional regulator: protein MNAGGDADHDVCGMSVAIDVVGGKWKLHLMWVLGDGPKRFGEIRRLLTGVSEKVLTENLRHLESSGVVHREIYPEIPPRVEYSLTPLGEDLNQALRPLEHWGDRNRTRLLASAP, encoded by the coding sequence ATGAATGCCGGTGGTGACGCGGATCACGACGTGTGCGGCATGTCCGTCGCCATCGACGTGGTCGGCGGAAAATGGAAACTGCATCTCATGTGGGTGCTGGGCGACGGCCCGAAACGCTTCGGCGAAATCCGCCGCCTGCTCACCGGCGTCAGCGAGAAGGTCCTCACCGAAAACCTCCGCCACCTGGAATCCAGCGGCGTGGTCCATCGCGAGATCTACCCCGAAATCCCACCCCGGGTGGAGTACTCCCTCACTCCCCTGGGCGAAGACCTCAACCAGGCCCTGCGCCCCCTCGAACACTGGGGCGACCGTAACCGCACCCGCCTCCTCGCCTCCGCCCCTTGA